The following proteins are co-located in the Pseudomonas fluorescens genome:
- a CDS encoding heavy metal response regulator transcription factor: MKLLIVEDQPKTGHYLRQGLTEAGFTTELVADGTSGQHLALTGDYDLLILDVMLPGRDGWQILQAVRSAGLDLPVLFLTARDAVEDRVHGLELGADDYLVKPFAFSELLARVRSLLRRGSSTPQDTALQLADLRLDLIRRRVERDGQRIDLTAKEFSLLELLLRRQGEVLPKSLIASQVWDMNFDSDTNIIEVAIRRLRLKVDDHFPNKLIHTVRGMGYVLEERCN; this comes from the coding sequence ATGAAACTGCTGATCGTTGAAGACCAACCGAAAACCGGCCACTACCTGCGCCAGGGCCTGACCGAGGCGGGCTTTACCACCGAATTGGTCGCCGACGGCACCAGCGGGCAACACCTGGCGCTGACCGGTGATTACGACCTGTTGATCCTTGATGTGATGCTGCCGGGCCGTGACGGCTGGCAAATCCTGCAGGCCGTGCGCAGTGCCGGCCTGGACCTCCCGGTGCTGTTCCTCACCGCCCGCGATGCGGTGGAAGACCGCGTGCACGGCCTGGAACTGGGCGCCGACGATTACCTGGTCAAACCCTTCGCCTTTTCCGAACTGCTGGCCCGGGTGCGCAGCCTGTTGCGCCGTGGCAGCAGCACACCGCAGGACACCGCGCTGCAACTGGCTGACCTGCGCCTGGACCTGATCCGCCGCCGCGTCGAACGGGACGGCCAGCGCATCGACCTCACCGCCAAGGAATTCTCGCTGCTGGAGCTGTTGCTGCGCCGCCAGGGCGAAGTGCTGCCCAAGTCGCTGATCGCCTCTCAAGTGTGGGACATGAATTTCGACAGCGACACCAACATCATCGAAGTGGCGATCCGCCGATTGCGCCTGAAAGTCGATGACCACTTCCCCAACAAGCTGATCCACACCGTGCGCGGCATGGGCTATGTGTTGGAGGAACGGTGCAATTGA
- the copI gene encoding copper-resistant cuproprotein CopI, whose translation MALRTPLLLAGCLLALSVNAMADEAHTYAFGHPAPADKATRTVEVTLQDISFSPKALDVKAGETVRFVLVNKGQLLHEFNLGDAAMHAEHQKEMLKMQASGMLTATGMGKMDHAAMGHGDMGGMKHDDPNSVLVEPGKSAELTWTFTKATGLEFACNIPGHYQAGMVGKLTVE comes from the coding sequence ATGGCATTGCGTACACCACTGTTATTGGCGGGCTGTTTGTTGGCGTTAAGCGTTAATGCAATGGCCGATGAGGCCCACACCTACGCGTTTGGCCACCCGGCACCGGCCGATAAAGCCACGCGCACCGTGGAAGTCACCCTGCAGGACATTTCCTTTTCGCCCAAGGCTCTGGATGTAAAAGCCGGTGAGACCGTGCGCTTTGTGCTGGTCAACAAAGGCCAGTTACTGCACGAATTCAATCTGGGTGATGCGGCGATGCACGCCGAACACCAGAAAGAAATGCTCAAGATGCAAGCCAGCGGCATGCTCACGGCCACCGGCATGGGCAAGATGGACCACGCCGCCATGGGGCATGGCGATATGGGCGGCATGAAGCATGACGACCCCAACAGCGTGCTGGTCGAGCCGGGCAAGTCCGCCGAGCTGACCTGGACCTTCACCAAGGCCACCGGTCTTGAGTTTGCCTGCAACATTCCGGGGCATTATCAGGCGGGCATGGTCGGCAAGCTGACCGTTGAGTGA
- the queF gene encoding NADPH-dependent 7-cyano-7-deazaguanine reductase QueF (Catalyzes the NADPH-dependent reduction of 7-cyano-7-deazaguanine (preQ0) to 7-aminomethyl-7-deazaguanine (preQ1) in queuosine biosynthesis): MHPAAEHSPLGKSSEYISTYTPSLLFPIPRAAKWAELGLSAETLPYKGVDFWNCFELSWLLPSGKPVVAIGEFSIPAESPNIIESKSFKLYLNSLNQTAFADTKSLEATLRTDLSAAAGKPVSVRIRSLAEVEAEGVMALPGVCIDDLDISVSNYEHPRPELLRCDDSRIVEESVHSHLLKSNCPVTSQPDWGSVVVEYRGHALDHASLLEYIVSFRQHSDFHEQCVERIFLDLQRLLKPEKLTVYARYVRRGGLDINPYRSTEDVQFQNVRLARQ, from the coding sequence ATGCATCCCGCAGCCGAACATTCGCCGCTGGGCAAGTCCAGTGAATACATCTCCACCTACACCCCGTCGTTGCTGTTCCCGATCCCTCGCGCCGCCAAATGGGCCGAGCTGGGCCTGAGCGCCGAAACCCTGCCGTACAAAGGCGTGGATTTCTGGAACTGCTTCGAATTGTCCTGGTTGCTGCCGTCGGGCAAGCCGGTGGTGGCCATCGGTGAATTCAGCATTCCGGCCGAGTCGCCGAACATCATCGAGTCCAAATCTTTCAAGTTGTACCTCAACTCGCTGAACCAGACCGCGTTTGCCGACACGAAAAGCCTGGAAGCCACCTTGCGCACCGACCTCAGCGCCGCTGCCGGCAAGCCTGTGAGTGTGCGCATCCGCAGCCTGGCCGAGGTTGAGGCCGAAGGCGTGATGGCGTTGCCGGGCGTGTGCATTGACGATTTGGACATCAGCGTCAGCAACTACGAGCACCCGCGCCCGGAACTGCTGCGGTGCGACGACTCGCGCATCGTTGAGGAGAGCGTGCACAGCCACCTGCTCAAATCCAACTGCCCGGTCACCAGCCAGCCGGATTGGGGCAGCGTAGTGGTGGAATACCGTGGCCACGCGTTGGATCACGCCAGTTTGCTGGAATATATCGTGAGCTTTCGCCAGCACTCGGACTTTCATGAGCAGTGCGTGGAGCGCATCTTTTTGGACTTGCAGCGGTTGCTCAAGCCCGAGAAGTTGACGGTGTATGCACGCTATGTGCGCCGCGGTGGGTTGGATATCAACCCGTATCGCAGCACGGAAGATGTGCAGTTCCAGAACGTGCGCCTGGCTCGCCAATAA
- a CDS encoding DUF4404 family protein has translation MPDRIKLEEQVNILRGQLEQQPPLSEEKREALEALIAKFELQLELEPATQTPSISDDVNQAAIEFDAEHPVISGTLRNIMITLGNIGI, from the coding sequence ATGCCTGACCGCATAAAGCTTGAAGAACAGGTCAACATCCTGCGCGGGCAGTTGGAACAGCAACCGCCGCTGTCTGAAGAAAAACGTGAAGCGCTGGAAGCCTTGATTGCCAAATTCGAATTACAACTCGAACTTGAACCGGCCACCCAAACACCCAGTATTTCCGATGATGTGAATCAAGCGGCGATAGAGTTCGATGCTGAACACCCGGTCATTTCCGGGACATTGCGCAATATCATGATCACCTTGGGTAACATCGGGATCTAA
- a CDS encoding MlaA family lipoprotein: MRWSHYFAQLSVCATVLLAPFAAQAASQDDPWESVNRPIFTFNDTVDTYALKPLAQGYQFVTPQFVQTGIHNFFRNIGDVGNFANDVLQLKPHAAGVDTARLLMNTTFGVLGFIDVGTKMGLQRNDEDFGQTLGYWGVGSGPYVMLPLLGPSTLRDAPSKYVDSYTQPYRYMNDIGWRNSTFGLNIVDTRASLLDSEKLITGDKYTFIRNAYLQNREFKVKDGKVVDDF; this comes from the coding sequence ATGCGCTGGAGCCACTACTTCGCTCAGCTATCTGTGTGTGCCACTGTTCTTCTGGCCCCGTTCGCCGCACAGGCCGCGTCGCAAGACGATCCATGGGAAAGCGTCAACCGCCCGATCTTCACCTTCAACGACACCGTTGATACCTACGCGCTCAAGCCATTGGCGCAGGGCTACCAGTTTGTCACGCCGCAATTCGTGCAGACGGGCATCCATAACTTCTTCCGCAACATCGGCGATGTCGGCAACTTTGCCAACGACGTGTTGCAGCTCAAGCCACACGCGGCCGGTGTCGACACCGCGCGTTTGCTGATGAACACCACGTTTGGTGTACTGGGCTTCATTGATGTGGGCACCAAAATGGGCCTGCAACGCAACGACGAAGACTTCGGCCAGACCCTGGGCTACTGGGGCGTCGGCAGCGGTCCTTACGTGATGCTGCCACTGCTCGGCCCAAGCACCCTGCGTGATGCGCCGTCCAAATACGTCGACAGCTACACCCAACCGTACCGTTACATGAACGATATCGGCTGGCGCAACAGCACCTTCGGCCTGAACATCGTCGACACCCGTGCCAGCCTGCTCGACAGCGAGAAGCTGATTACTGGCGACAAATACACCTTCATCCGTAACGCTTACCTGCAGAACCGTGAGTTCAAGGTCAAGGACGGCAAGGTCGTCGACGACTTTTAA
- a CDS encoding PilZ domain-containing protein, with protein MSEHERDYAEKRDFIRMRVDADVSLIHAGQEIAGVCVDLSSSGMQVQAPRQFEVGDQLTVRIDSEHAALAGLEADTEVVWAKNDGERQHLGLRILKMR; from the coding sequence GTGAGCGAACACGAGCGCGACTACGCCGAAAAACGCGATTTCATCCGCATGCGAGTGGATGCCGATGTGTCGTTAATCCACGCCGGGCAGGAGATTGCCGGGGTCTGTGTGGACCTTTCCAGCTCTGGCATGCAGGTGCAGGCCCCCCGCCAGTTCGAGGTGGGCGACCAACTGACCGTGCGCATTGACTCGGAGCACGCCGCCCTCGCGGGCCTGGAGGCGGACACCGAGGTGGTGTGGGCCAAGAATGATGGCGAGCGCCAGCACCTGGGCCTCAGGATCTTGAAAATGCGCTGA
- the rssB gene encoding two-component system response regulator RssB, with translation MQKTSATLLIIDDDEVVRASLAAYLEDSGFSVLQASNGQQGLQVFERDKPDLVICDLRMPQMGGLELIRQVTELAPQTPVIVVSGAGVMNDAVEALRLGAADYLIKPLEDLAVLEHSVRRALDRARLLLENQRYREKLETANRELEASLNLLQEDQNAGRQVQMNMLPVSPWTIDEFQFAHQIIPSLYLSGDFVDYFRVDERRVAFYLADVSGHGASSAFVTVLLKFMTTRLLFESKRNGTLPEFTPSEVLGHINRGLISCKLGKHVTMVGGVIDEETGLLTYSIGGHLPMPVLYTPDSVRYLEGRGLPVGLFNEATYEDHILELPPTFSLTLMSDGILDLLPEPTLKEKEAALPQKVKSAGGSLDGLRQVFGLATLGEMPDDIALLVLSRNL, from the coding sequence ATGCAAAAAACCAGTGCCACGCTGCTGATAATCGATGACGACGAAGTAGTGCGCGCGAGCCTCGCGGCCTACTTGGAAGACAGTGGCTTCAGCGTCCTGCAGGCCAGCAATGGCCAACAGGGTCTCCAGGTATTCGAGCGCGACAAGCCCGACCTTGTGATCTGCGACCTGCGCATGCCCCAGATGGGCGGCCTCGAGCTGATCCGCCAGGTGACTGAGCTTGCCCCGCAGACGCCGGTGATTGTTGTGTCCGGTGCCGGCGTGATGAACGACGCTGTCGAGGCCCTGCGCCTGGGCGCCGCCGACTACCTGATCAAGCCCCTGGAAGACCTGGCTGTGCTGGAGCACTCGGTGCGCCGTGCGCTGGACCGTGCCCGCCTGCTGCTGGAAAACCAGCGCTACCGCGAAAAGCTAGAAACCGCCAACCGCGAGCTCGAAGCCAGCCTCAACCTGCTCCAGGAAGACCAGAACGCCGGTCGCCAGGTGCAGATGAACATGCTGCCGGTCAGCCCCTGGACCATCGACGAGTTCCAGTTTGCGCACCAGATCATCCCGTCGTTGTACCTGTCGGGTGATTTCGTCGATTATTTCCGCGTCGATGAGCGGCGTGTGGCGTTCTACCTGGCCGACGTCTCCGGCCATGGCGCTTCTTCTGCTTTTGTCACCGTGTTGTTGAAGTTCATGACCACACGGCTGTTGTTCGAATCCAAGCGCAATGGCACCTTGCCGGAGTTCACTCCCTCCGAGGTGCTGGGCCACATCAACCGAGGCCTGATCAGCTGTAAGCTGGGCAAGCACGTGACGATGGTCGGCGGCGTGATTGATGAAGAAACCGGTCTTTTGACCTACAGCATCGGCGGTCACCTGCCGATGCCGGTTTTATACACTCCTGACAGTGTGCGTTACCTGGAAGGCCGTGGTCTGCCGGTGGGCTTGTTCAATGAAGCCACCTACGAAGACCACATCCTGGAACTGCCGCCGACCTTCAGCCTTACGCTGATGTCCGACGGTATCCTCGACTTGCTTCCAGAGCCTACACTCAAGGAGAAAGAAGCCGCCTTGCCCCAAAAGGTCAAGTCGGCGGGCGGCAGCCTGGATGGCCTGCGGCAGGTTTTTGGATTGGCCACGCTAGGGGAGATGCCGGATGATATCGCCCTATTGGTGTTGAGCAGGAATCTTTGA
- the rssC gene encoding anti-sigma factor antagonist RssC, whose amino-acid sequence MSTGRIQFAEQDGTFVLKFVGEVRLTLCSALDATIERIFTALNFSAIVIDLTETRSIDSTTLGLLAKLSILSRQKVGLLPTVVTTHEDITRLLQSMGFDQVFNIVDRPIPCPECLTDLPSQDQSEEVVRIKVLEAHKILMGLNESNREAFHDLVNALERH is encoded by the coding sequence ATGAGTACCGGAAGAATCCAATTCGCCGAGCAAGACGGGACCTTCGTCCTGAAGTTTGTCGGTGAAGTGCGCCTGACCTTGTGTTCGGCGCTGGATGCAACGATTGAGCGGATTTTCACAGCCCTGAATTTCTCGGCGATCGTGATCGATCTGACCGAAACCCGCAGCATCGACAGCACCACCCTTGGCTTGCTGGCCAAATTGTCCATTCTGTCGCGGCAGAAGGTCGGCCTGTTGCCGACGGTGGTCACCACCCACGAAGACATCACCCGTCTGCTGCAGTCCATGGGGTTTGACCAGGTGTTCAACATCGTTGACCGCCCGATCCCCTGCCCGGAATGCCTGACCGACCTGCCGTCGCAAGACCAGTCTGAAGAAGTGGTACGGATCAAGGTGCTGGAAGCGCACAAGATCCTGATGGGCCTGAACGAGTCCAACCGCGAAGCCTTCCACGACCTCGTCAACGCCCTGGAACGCCACTGA
- the tal gene encoding transaldolase has product MTSKLEQLKQFTTVVADTGDFSTLAKLKPQDATTNPSLLLKAASIPGYAKLLDECVKDCNGDVGLASDRFAVAVGQEILKVVPGRISTEVDARLSFDEAAILKRAHRLIDLYDKAGVGRDRVLIKIASTWEGIRAAEKLEKEGIQTNLTLLFSFAQAVACAEAGVFLISPFVGRIYDWYKKANGNDYTGSDDPGVQSVTRIYNYYKANGYKTVVMGASFRNLSQIEELAGCDRLTISPDLLEKLAADEGKLERKLSPGHAGEARVHLTEAQFRWESNEDAMATEKLAEGIRQFARDQEKLEALLTAKL; this is encoded by the coding sequence ATGACTTCCAAGCTGGAACAACTCAAGCAATTCACCACCGTTGTAGCCGATACCGGCGATTTTTCTACCCTCGCCAAGCTCAAGCCGCAAGACGCCACTACCAACCCTTCCCTGCTACTCAAGGCCGCTTCGATCCCAGGCTATGCCAAGCTGCTGGATGAGTGCGTTAAGGACTGTAACGGCGACGTGGGCCTGGCCAGCGACCGTTTTGCGGTGGCGGTAGGTCAAGAAATTCTGAAAGTCGTACCGGGCCGTATTTCCACTGAGGTGGATGCCCGCCTGTCGTTCGATGAAGCGGCCATTCTCAAGCGTGCGCACCGTCTGATCGACCTGTACGACAAAGCCGGCGTTGGCCGTGACCGTGTGCTGATCAAGATCGCCTCCACCTGGGAAGGCATCCGCGCGGCGGAGAAGCTGGAAAAAGAAGGCATTCAAACCAACCTGACGCTGCTGTTCTCGTTTGCCCAGGCCGTGGCCTGTGCCGAGGCTGGGGTGTTCCTGATTTCGCCGTTCGTGGGCCGTATCTACGACTGGTACAAGAAGGCCAACGGCAACGACTACACCGGTTCCGATGACCCGGGCGTGCAGTCGGTGACGCGCATCTACAACTACTACAAGGCCAATGGCTACAAGACTGTGGTGATGGGCGCGAGCTTCCGTAACCTCAGCCAGATTGAAGAGCTGGCCGGCTGTGACCGCTTGACCATCAGCCCGGACCTGCTGGAGAAGCTGGCGGCGGATGAAGGCAAGCTGGAGCGCAAGTTGTCGCCAGGCCATGCCGGTGAAGCGCGGGTGCATTTGACTGAAGCGCAGTTCCGTTGGGAGTCCAACGAGGATGCGATGGCGACTGAGAAGCTGGCAGAGGGGATTCGTCAGTTTGCTCGGGACCAGGAGAAGCTTGAAGCGTTGTTGACTGCCAAGTTGTAA
- the dusA gene encoding tRNA dihydrouridine(20/20a) synthase DusA produces the protein MPLQSAPLSRRFSVAPMMDWTDRHCRFFLRLLSKHALLYTEMVTTGAILHGDHERFLRHNEAEHPLALQLGGSVPADLAACARMAEAAGYDEVNLNVGCPSDRVQNNMIGAILMAHPALVAECVKAMRDAVSIPVTVKHRIGINGRDSYAELCDFVGTVRDAGCTSFTVHARIAILEGLSPKENRDIPPLRYDVAAQLKQDFPALEIVLNGGIKTLEQCQAHLQVFDGVMLGREAYHNPYLLAEVDQQLFGSAAPVVSRAEALAQLRPYIAEHLASGGAMHHITRHVLGLGTGFPGARRFRQLLSVDIHKASDPLALLDQAGELLEGR, from the coding sequence ATGCCCCTACAATCCGCCCCACTCTCCCGCCGCTTCTCCGTCGCCCCGATGATGGATTGGACCGACCGTCACTGCCGGTTCTTCCTGCGCCTGCTCTCCAAGCACGCCCTGCTCTACACCGAGATGGTCACCACGGGCGCGATCCTGCATGGCGACCACGAGCGCTTCCTGCGTCACAACGAAGCCGAGCACCCACTCGCGCTGCAGTTGGGCGGCAGTGTTCCTGCCGACCTGGCCGCTTGTGCGCGTATGGCTGAGGCGGCCGGTTACGATGAAGTGAACTTGAACGTCGGCTGCCCGAGTGATCGGGTGCAGAACAATATGATCGGCGCGATCCTGATGGCGCACCCTGCACTGGTGGCGGAGTGTGTGAAGGCGATGCGGGATGCGGTGTCGATTCCGGTGACGGTGAAGCATCGTATCGGGATCAATGGGCGGGACAGTTATGCCGAGTTGTGTGATTTCGTTGGGACGGTGAGGGATGCCGGGTGTACCAGTTTTACGGTGCATGCGCGGATTGCGATTCTTGAGGGGTTGTCGCCGAAGGAGAATCGGGATATTCCGCCGTTGCGCTATGACGTGGCGGCGCAGTTGAAGCAGGATTTCCCGGCGTTGGAGATTGTGTTGAATGGTGGGATCAAGACGCTGGAGCAGTGCCAGGCGCATTTGCAGGTGTTTGATGGGGTGATGTTGGGGCGCGAGGCTTATCACAATCCGTATTTGCTGGCGGAGGTGGATCAGCAGTTGTTTGGCAGTGCCGCGCCGGTGGTGAGTCGGGCTGAGGCGTTGGCGCAGTTGCGGCCTTATATTGCGGAGCATTTGGCCAGTGGTGGGGCGATGCATCACATTACTCGGCATGTGTTGGGGCTGGGGACCGGGTTTCCGGGGGCTCGTCGGTTCAGGCAGTTGTTGTCGGTGGATATTCATAAGGCGAGTGATCCGTTGGCGTTGCTGGATCAGGCGGGGGAGTTGTTGGAGGGGCGGTGA